From a single Cyclobacterium marinum DSM 745 genomic region:
- a CDS encoding nuclear transport factor 2 family protein, with protein sequence MNTDTNKKNTIDFYKTAYLGKPKEAVEKYVGKEYIQHNPAVANGTQGFIDYFDKMQREYPEKTIEFLRCIAEGDLVALHTRQIWPGNDQYVTMDFFRFDEAGKICEHWDSIQQVPTDAANNNCMF encoded by the coding sequence ATGAACACCGACACAAATAAGAAAAACACCATCGACTTTTACAAAACGGCCTACCTTGGAAAGCCAAAAGAGGCGGTAGAAAAATATGTGGGTAAGGAATACATTCAACACAACCCTGCAGTAGCCAATGGTACACAGGGTTTTATTGATTATTTTGATAAAATGCAGCGAGAATACCCCGAAAAAACCATCGAATTCTTACGTTGTATTGCTGAGGGTGACTTGGTAGCCCTTCATACTCGGCAAATCTGGCCAGGAAATGACCAATATGTAACCATGGACTTTTTCAGGTTTGATGAGGCCGGCAAAATCTGCGAACACTGGGATTCCATCCAACAGGTGCCTACCGATGCAGCCAATAACAATTGCATGTTTTAG
- the pafA gene encoding alkaline phosphatase PafA → MKKLIILGCLLFSQFSFAQEYSAREIERPKLVVGIVVDQMRQEYFYRFHDRYVEGGLKRLMHDGFMMQNGHYNYIPTYTGPGHASVYTGTTPATHGIIGNNWYIRAMDDDIYCAEDSTVSAVGGSESKGKISPRNLLTTTITDELRFATGKRSKVVGVAIKDRGAALPAGHLGDAYWFDGGTGNFMTSDYYYEELPSWVKSFNERKLAAKYLDRTWETLFPIETYIQGASDDNEFESPFKGKDRPTFPYDLKKLQKDNGGLGMISSTPYGNTFTVDMAMAAIQGEKLGQRGETDFLAVSFSTPDYIGHRFGPQAIEVEDNYLRLDRDLAKFFDYLDKEIGKGQYLVFLTADHGVADVVNYMKSERVTAGSLDTKALTTGLDNFIKGKYGEGDWISNFSNQQIFLNRELIAEKGLSLAEVQTEIADYLLTFDGIKETYTGETMRNQEFTTGLKHLLQMGYNHKASGDVMVVMEPAWLANAGKGTTHGTGFTYDTNVPIVFYGWGVKPGSSSRYATITDIAPTLSMMLKTRLPNGATGQPIVEIVDAK, encoded by the coding sequence ATGAAAAAATTGATAATACTGGGATGTTTACTGTTCTCCCAATTCAGTTTTGCTCAGGAGTACTCTGCGAGGGAAATTGAGCGACCAAAATTAGTTGTAGGAATTGTCGTGGATCAAATGCGACAGGAATATTTTTATAGGTTCCACGACCGATATGTTGAGGGAGGATTAAAGCGATTGATGCATGATGGTTTCATGATGCAGAACGGTCATTACAATTATATTCCTACCTATACCGGACCGGGGCATGCTTCTGTATATACAGGCACTACTCCTGCTACTCATGGTATCATTGGCAATAACTGGTACATCCGTGCGATGGATGATGATATTTATTGTGCTGAAGATAGTACTGTTTCAGCTGTTGGAGGAAGTGAAAGCAAAGGGAAAATATCTCCGAGAAACCTGCTTACTACTACCATTACGGATGAGTTGAGGTTTGCAACAGGTAAACGATCCAAGGTGGTAGGTGTGGCCATCAAGGATAGAGGAGCCGCTTTGCCGGCAGGACATTTAGGGGATGCCTATTGGTTTGACGGCGGTACCGGAAATTTTATGACCTCAGATTATTACTATGAGGAATTGCCTTCTTGGGTAAAAAGTTTTAATGAGCGGAAGTTGGCTGCAAAATACCTTGACCGGACCTGGGAAACGCTTTTTCCAATAGAAACCTATATCCAGGGGGCCTCAGATGACAATGAATTTGAATCACCTTTTAAGGGAAAAGACAGACCTACATTTCCCTATGATTTGAAAAAATTGCAGAAAGACAATGGTGGCTTGGGTATGATCAGTTCCACACCTTATGGCAATACTTTTACTGTTGACATGGCCATGGCTGCCATTCAAGGAGAAAAATTAGGGCAAAGAGGAGAAACCGACTTTTTGGCTGTGAGTTTTTCTACTCCGGATTATATTGGTCATAGATTTGGTCCTCAAGCCATAGAGGTGGAGGACAATTACCTGCGCCTAGACAGAGACCTGGCCAAATTTTTTGATTATCTGGACAAAGAAATTGGCAAAGGCCAATACTTGGTTTTCCTTACCGCTGATCACGGGGTTGCGGATGTAGTCAACTATATGAAAAGTGAGCGCGTAACAGCGGGAAGCTTGGATACCAAGGCTTTAACTACCGGTTTAGATAATTTTATCAAAGGAAAATATGGAGAAGGAGATTGGATATCCAATTTCTCCAATCAGCAAATATTCCTCAACAGGGAGTTGATTGCAGAAAAAGGGCTTTCCCTGGCTGAGGTTCAGACTGAGATTGCAGATTACTTGCTGACCTTTGATGGTATTAAGGAGACTTATACCGGCGAAACGATGCGCAACCAAGAATTTACCACAGGTCTGAAACATTTATTGCAAATGGGTTACAATCACAAGGCCTCCGGGGATGTGATGGTGGTTATGGAACCGGCTTGGCTTGCCAATGCAGGAAAGGGTACTACACATGGCACAGGTTTTACCTATGATACCAATGTGCCAATTGTATTTTATGGTTGGGGTGTAAAACCGGGTAGCAGTAGCAGGTATGCGACCATTACAGATATAGCGCCTACTTTATCCATGATGTTAAAAACCAGGCTTCCAAATGGAGCGACTGGTCAACCTATCGTTGAAATTGTTGATGCAAAATAA
- a CDS encoding carboxypeptidase-like regulatory domain-containing protein encodes MRQRLILSFVVLLGILGNSRDVFSQETNDKKIIQFSGIILNADSTTAIPGVNIYVPKKGRGTSSNRFGYFSMPVLAGDSIVFSYIGLKRQTVTIPEDIEKDEVSYILTMVQDEIALEEVQVMPYPTEEEFKNAILAVNVDAEPPLNRGNLSPQLLLRWAAEMPASGNENFRQFTNQQTQQTLDRYGPRPMPLLNPFAWAQFIKSIKNGDLKNKD; translated from the coding sequence GTGAGACAAAGACTTATCCTTTCATTTGTTGTTTTATTGGGGATTTTGGGAAATTCAAGAGATGTCTTTTCTCAGGAAACCAATGACAAAAAAATAATTCAGTTTTCAGGTATCATACTGAATGCAGACAGTACGACTGCCATTCCAGGTGTAAATATCTATGTCCCAAAAAAAGGTAGAGGTACAAGCAGTAATCGATTCGGCTATTTTTCAATGCCTGTGCTTGCCGGAGATAGCATTGTCTTTTCTTATATTGGCTTAAAGCGACAGACTGTAACCATACCCGAAGACATTGAAAAGGACGAGGTGAGTTATATCCTTACCATGGTGCAAGATGAAATTGCCTTGGAGGAAGTTCAGGTGATGCCTTACCCTACAGAGGAAGAGTTTAAAAATGCTATTCTTGCCGTCAATGTAGATGCGGAGCCACCACTTAATAGGGGGAATCTTAGCCCTCAATTGCTCTTGCGTTGGGCAGCTGAAATGCCTGCTTCAGGCAATGAGAATTTCAGACAATTTACCAATCAGCAAACCCAACAAACATTGGACCGTTATGGGCCGAGACCTATGCCATTGCTTAACCCATTTGCTTGGGCACAGTTTATCAAATCCATTAAAAATGGAGATTTGAAGAACAAAGACTAA
- a CDS encoding ArsR/SmtB family transcription factor: MRLKNISLNYGMRVFKALSEEARVRILHLLMQNEELCISDLEHILEFTQTKTSRHVTYLKNAGLIGSRKKDQWTFYYVLDEAHEILNQILKFIKKDQNLLRDQEVYEILHSNRELAINKIENNPYRK, encoded by the coding sequence ATGCGGTTAAAAAACATAAGTTTAAACTATGGAATGCGGGTCTTTAAAGCCCTTTCCGAAGAAGCTCGGGTGAGAATACTTCACTTGCTTATGCAAAATGAAGAATTATGTATTTCAGATCTCGAGCATATTTTAGAATTCACCCAAACCAAAACAAGCCGCCATGTCACTTATTTAAAAAATGCAGGTTTAATTGGCAGTAGAAAAAAAGACCAATGGACTTTTTATTATGTTTTGGATGAAGCACACGAAATTCTCAACCAAATTTTAAAATTCATTAAAAAAGATCAAAACCTTCTACGTGACCAGGAAGTTTATGAGATATTGCATTCCAATAGGGAATTGGCCATCAATAAAATTGAAAACAATCCTTACAGAAAATAA
- a CDS encoding YjjG family noncanonical pyrimidine nucleotidase, with product MEKYSHLLFDLDHTLWDYDSNVRDSLLELFANYELGKLGNPDFELFFEAFQLTNHSLWEQFNRGLVDKDQLRAMRFKQVFTRAKLPVSKIPRDLEEEFILRTSSKPKVMDQAFETLDYLKTKYQLHIITNGFNQSQYNKLKSSKLDAYFDLIVTSENSGFRKPDKRIFEHTLVKLKANARQCLMIGDNPLSDIQGAQNAKIDQVYYNPLNTKITIQPTFTIKHLSELGNIL from the coding sequence GTGGAAAAATACAGCCATCTACTATTTGACCTTGACCATACCTTATGGGATTATGACAGCAATGTCAGGGATTCTCTATTAGAACTATTTGCCAATTATGAATTGGGAAAACTGGGAAATCCTGATTTCGAATTGTTTTTTGAGGCTTTTCAATTGACCAACCATAGTCTTTGGGAGCAATTTAACCGAGGTTTGGTTGACAAAGATCAACTTAGAGCCATGCGTTTTAAGCAGGTTTTCACCAGGGCAAAACTGCCTGTATCTAAAATCCCAAGGGATCTGGAAGAGGAGTTTATTTTACGAACATCATCCAAACCTAAAGTAATGGACCAGGCTTTTGAAACCCTGGACTACCTGAAAACCAAATACCAATTACATATCATTACTAACGGATTTAATCAAAGTCAATACAATAAACTCAAATCTTCCAAATTGGATGCTTATTTTGACTTGATTGTAACTTCTGAAAATTCAGGGTTCAGAAAGCCTGACAAAAGGATTTTTGAACATACTTTGGTTAAATTAAAAGCCAATGCCCGGCAATGTCTGATGATTGGGGACAATCCATTATCGGATATTCAAGGTGCACAAAATGCCAAAATCGATCAGGTTTATTACAATCCACTAAATACAAAAATCACAATCCAGCCTACATTCACAATAAAGCACCTATCGGAGCTTGGAAATATTCTATAA
- the pruA gene encoding L-glutamate gamma-semialdehyde dehydrogenase yields the protein MLKGFFNVPEPKNEPVKNYAPGSEERASLQNALKTARDQEVDIPMYIGSEEVKTGNTTTIHPPHDRAHKIGQFHSGDKEHVTQAINAALGAKQAWENMHWEQRAAIFLKIADLLAGPYRDKINAATMLGQSKNAFQAEIDAACELIDFLRFNVKFMTEIYAQQPPISGDGVWNRLEQRPLEGFVFAITPFNFTAIAGNLPTAPAMMGNTVVWKPAETQIYSARVLMEVFKEAGLPDGVINLIYVNGPDAGDVVFSHPDFAGLHFTGSTGVFQSLWKIIGNNISKYKTYPRIVGETGGKDFVIAHKSADPKAVATALSRGAFEFQGQKCSAASRAYIPSNLWGSVKEHLLADLASMKMGGTEDFGNFINAVIDEKAFDKISAYIEDAKTATNVEILAGGNCDKTKGFFIEPTVIVVQDPMYKTMVEEIFGPVLTLYIYQEDHFEEALELVDQSSPYALTGAIFSKDRYAIELATTKLRHAAGNFYINDKPTGAVVGQQPFGGSRASGTNDKAGSMINLLRWVSPRTIKETFVSATDYRYPFLESEK from the coding sequence ATGCTTAAAGGCTTTTTTAATGTTCCGGAACCAAAAAATGAACCCGTAAAAAATTATGCACCCGGATCTGAAGAGAGGGCATCTTTACAAAATGCCCTAAAAACAGCAAGAGACCAAGAGGTGGACATTCCGATGTATATCGGAAGTGAAGAAGTGAAAACCGGAAACACCACCACCATACACCCTCCACATGACAGAGCGCATAAAATCGGTCAATTTCATTCGGGAGACAAAGAGCATGTTACTCAAGCCATTAATGCAGCTTTAGGTGCCAAGCAGGCTTGGGAAAACATGCACTGGGAACAAAGGGCAGCCATTTTCCTAAAAATTGCCGACCTACTGGCAGGTCCCTACCGAGACAAAATCAATGCAGCCACCATGCTTGGCCAATCAAAAAATGCCTTTCAGGCCGAAATAGATGCAGCCTGTGAATTGATAGACTTTCTTAGGTTCAATGTCAAATTCATGACAGAAATCTATGCCCAACAACCTCCAATTAGCGGTGATGGTGTTTGGAATAGGCTGGAACAAAGACCTTTGGAAGGCTTTGTATTTGCCATTACTCCTTTTAATTTTACAGCCATTGCAGGAAATTTACCCACAGCTCCGGCCATGATGGGAAATACCGTGGTTTGGAAACCTGCCGAAACTCAGATTTATTCTGCCAGGGTATTGATGGAAGTCTTTAAGGAGGCAGGACTTCCCGATGGGGTAATCAATTTGATCTATGTGAATGGTCCTGATGCGGGAGATGTTGTTTTTTCGCACCCTGATTTTGCCGGACTCCATTTCACCGGGTCTACCGGAGTGTTTCAATCCCTTTGGAAAATAATTGGAAACAATATTTCCAAGTACAAAACCTATCCGAGAATAGTTGGAGAAACCGGTGGTAAAGACTTTGTAATTGCCCATAAATCTGCTGACCCAAAAGCAGTGGCAACAGCTTTGAGCCGTGGAGCTTTTGAGTTTCAGGGACAGAAATGCAGCGCTGCATCAAGGGCCTATATCCCTTCTAACCTTTGGGGGTCTGTCAAGGAGCACCTATTGGCTGACCTAGCTTCCATGAAAATGGGAGGAACAGAAGATTTTGGCAATTTTATCAATGCAGTAATCGATGAAAAAGCGTTTGATAAAATCAGTGCTTATATAGAAGATGCCAAAACAGCAACAAATGTAGAAATACTTGCCGGAGGTAATTGTGACAAAACCAAAGGGTTCTTTATTGAACCTACGGTGATTGTAGTGCAAGACCCTATGTATAAAACCATGGTGGAAGAAATTTTCGGACCTGTATTGACCCTATATATCTATCAGGAAGACCATTTTGAAGAAGCACTGGAACTGGTAGATCAAAGTTCTCCATATGCCCTTACAGGTGCCATCTTTTCCAAAGACAGGTATGCCATTGAATTGGCTACAACCAAACTCCGACATGCTGCAGGCAATTTTTACATCAATGACAAACCGACAGGTGCAGTAGTTGGGCAACAACCATTTGGTGGATCCAGGGCTTCGGGTACCAATGACAAGGCAGGTTCTATGATTAATTTGCTTCGTTGGGTTTCTCCCAGAACAATCAAAGAAACTTTTGTAAGCGCCACAGATTATAGGTACCCATTCCTAGAATCAGAAAAATGA
- a CDS encoding glycoside hydrolase family 32 protein produces the protein MVLNNQVFVLFLISLIGFSCTSQVEKTEDMAYEAGTYKEKYRPQFHFSPPANWMNDPNGMVYHKGEYHLFYQYYPDSNVWGPMHWGHAVSKNLIEWENLPIAITPDSLGWIFSGSAVFDSENSSGLGTAEKPPLVAIYTYHDNVKGDAGRIDFQTQGIAYSLDDGVTWDKFNGNPVLANPGIKDFRDPKVTKVEVEGKTQWIMSLAVKDKISFYSSPNLLEWTHESDFNPDWAAYGGVWECPDLFPLPSPGGEQKWILLVSINPGGPNGGSATQYFVGDFDGETFTTGQKEVKWLDHGTDNYAGVTWSNVPTSDGRKLFIGWMSNWNYAQVVPTEVWRSAMTLPRTLSLYKEGEELWLASNPVKELEQLREQSLTIEGKKIALENELLEFSLQPKADDFLATFENEFGEILLIGKNGDELFIDRTNSGIIDFKDGFASVMTAPLNELKINELKILLDRSSVEVFVNDGALAMTALVFPEHGYSDLLLDGFEAENKLYSLKSIW, from the coding sequence ATGGTACTTAACAATCAAGTATTCGTATTATTTCTGATTTCACTGATAGGTTTTTCTTGCACTTCCCAAGTAGAAAAAACCGAAGACATGGCCTATGAAGCTGGTACCTATAAGGAAAAGTATAGACCTCAGTTTCACTTTAGCCCTCCTGCCAATTGGATGAATGACCCAAATGGCATGGTCTATCACAAAGGAGAATACCACCTTTTTTATCAATATTATCCGGATAGCAATGTCTGGGGTCCCATGCATTGGGGGCATGCCGTTTCTAAAAACCTGATAGAATGGGAAAACCTTCCCATTGCCATAACTCCGGATAGTCTTGGATGGATTTTTTCCGGTTCTGCTGTGTTTGATAGCGAAAATAGTAGTGGTTTAGGTACAGCTGAGAAACCGCCTTTGGTTGCCATCTACACTTATCATGATAATGTGAAAGGGGATGCCGGAAGGATTGATTTTCAGACCCAAGGCATTGCCTACAGTTTGGACGATGGTGTTACTTGGGATAAATTCAATGGTAATCCTGTTCTCGCCAATCCGGGAATTAAGGATTTTAGAGATCCCAAAGTGACTAAAGTAGAGGTGGAGGGCAAGACGCAGTGGATAATGTCATTGGCGGTAAAGGATAAAATAAGTTTTTATTCTTCACCAAATCTTTTGGAATGGACGCATGAAAGTGATTTTAATCCCGATTGGGCTGCTTATGGTGGCGTTTGGGAATGTCCGGATCTATTTCCTTTACCGTCCCCGGGGGGAGAGCAAAAATGGATTTTATTAGTAAGTATTAATCCTGGTGGACCAAACGGAGGGTCGGCGACCCAGTATTTTGTTGGGGATTTTGATGGGGAAACTTTCACTACCGGCCAGAAAGAAGTCAAATGGCTGGACCATGGTACCGACAATTATGCAGGAGTAACTTGGTCCAATGTTCCTACTTCGGATGGGCGTAAGCTATTTATCGGTTGGATGAGTAATTGGAACTATGCACAAGTGGTGCCAACCGAAGTTTGGCGTTCGGCAATGACTTTACCAAGAACTTTATCCTTGTATAAGGAAGGGGAAGAATTATGGCTCGCCTCGAATCCGGTGAAAGAGTTGGAGCAATTAAGGGAGCAGTCCTTAACGATAGAAGGTAAAAAAATAGCACTTGAAAATGAACTTCTGGAATTTTCTTTACAACCAAAAGCAGATGATTTCTTGGCCACTTTTGAAAATGAATTTGGGGAAATACTATTAATTGGTAAAAATGGAGATGAGTTATTTATTGATCGAACCAATTCAGGTATTATCGACTTTAAGGATGGTTTTGCTTCAGTAATGACTGCCCCGCTCAATGAACTTAAAATAAATGAGCTGAAGATTTTATTGGACAGGTCTTCAGTAGAAGTATTTGTCAATGATGGAGCTCTAGCAATGACAGCCTTGGTGTTTCCTGAACATGGCTATTCTGATCTTTTGTTAGATGGCTTTGAAGCAGAGAACAAGCTTTATTCACTTAAAAGTATATGGTAA
- a CDS encoding sensor histidine kinase, which produces MKKKFQDLASLDLYQNREKVKWAIFVFSVVIGLGSIWYTNTLVEELKIREKRQVDLYAEALEYASVNSDNLTFVFQVIIQENKSIPVITVNASGEPMEYKNIKFPSNSTEEEIRNYLLDELESMKALYEPISLSDDVFIYYRNSDLLTRLQYYPYVQLSVILVFGLLAYAFLNQSKVAEQNRLWAGLTKETAHQLGTPLASLMAWIDYLRNSPVFDENKEVILEIEKDVNKLTVVTERFSNIGSTPVIKPENVYQVVGDAINYLRPRISNKVSIELNSHAENIHAQMNRSLFEWVIENICKNAVDAMKGQGAIRINIVKESEQFVFIDISDTGKGIEKKMFTKVFNPGFTTRKRGWGLGLTLAKRIIEGYHNGRIFVNASELGKGTSFRIVLHGVKDKDEIE; this is translated from the coding sequence ATGAAGAAAAAATTCCAAGACCTTGCCTCTTTAGACCTCTATCAGAATAGGGAAAAAGTAAAATGGGCCATATTTGTTTTTTCCGTTGTTATAGGCCTAGGATCAATATGGTATACCAATACCTTGGTTGAAGAGCTTAAAATTCGTGAAAAACGCCAAGTAGATTTGTACGCAGAGGCATTGGAATATGCTTCTGTAAATTCTGATAACCTCACCTTTGTATTTCAGGTGATTATCCAAGAGAATAAATCCATTCCGGTAATTACAGTGAATGCCTCCGGGGAGCCAATGGAATATAAAAACATCAAATTCCCTTCTAATAGCACGGAAGAAGAGATTAGAAACTATTTATTGGATGAGTTAGAATCCATGAAAGCCCTGTATGAACCGATCAGTCTCTCAGATGATGTTTTTATTTATTATAGGAATTCAGATTTACTCACAAGATTACAATACTATCCCTATGTGCAACTCTCTGTAATTTTGGTTTTTGGCCTACTTGCATATGCATTTCTGAATCAGAGCAAAGTTGCGGAACAAAATAGGTTGTGGGCAGGCTTGACCAAGGAAACAGCCCATCAATTAGGCACCCCATTGGCTTCGCTTATGGCTTGGATAGACTACCTACGGAATTCTCCAGTATTTGATGAAAATAAAGAAGTGATTCTTGAAATTGAGAAAGATGTTAATAAATTAACCGTAGTAACAGAACGCTTTAGTAATATAGGGAGTACTCCTGTCATTAAACCAGAAAATGTTTACCAAGTTGTAGGAGATGCCATCAATTATTTAAGGCCTAGAATTTCCAATAAAGTAAGCATTGAGCTTAATTCCCATGCGGAAAATATTCACGCCCAAATGAATAGGTCATTGTTTGAATGGGTGATAGAAAATATTTGTAAAAATGCAGTAGATGCCATGAAAGGGCAAGGTGCTATTCGCATAAATATTGTTAAAGAGAGTGAGCAATTTGTGTTCATTGATATTTCTGATACCGGAAAAGGCATAGAGAAAAAGATGTTTACCAAAGTCTTTAATCCCGGCTTTACTACAAGGAAAAGAGGTTGGGGCTTGGGTTTGACTTTGGCCAAACGTATTATTGAAGGCTATCATAATGGCCGTATATTTGTCAATGCTTCTGAATTAGGAAAAGGTACTTCTTTTAGAATTGTTTTGCATGGAGTTAAAGATAAGGATGAAATAGAATAA
- a CDS encoding ABC transporter permease yields the protein MGNKIFLVIQREYLARVKKRSFLLATLITPLIFPTILGLFLWVGMSDTVGENRKVIEVVDENNSFFLESNELYSFSYGELGAEDAKLLVQEGLRFGFLYIPKLDIHNPEGIVFYSEETPPISMITNLESSLKSKMESLRLQASGIDPLLLSAFKTNVDIQSIIVSEAGGERISNSVVNYAIGFLAGILIYTFIFVYGNQVMQGVIEEKSSRIIEILVSSLKPFQLMMGKIIGIGAVGLTQFLIWILLISLVSSLVMGYFGMKMPQQQMLEMSAQQGLFPAEGNPEIVEILQMIQGLDFVQITLTFLIYFVGGYLLYGAFFAAIGAAVDSPSDAQQFMFPVTIPLLVAYMGLFIFVLDDPNSNVSFWLSIIPFTSPVAMMGRVSFGVPWHHLALSISLLVAGFFSTAWLAGKIYRIGILVHGSKVNYKVLWKWLKQN from the coding sequence ATGGGGAATAAAATCTTCTTAGTCATCCAAAGAGAGTACCTCGCAAGGGTTAAAAAGCGTTCTTTTCTCTTGGCAACACTTATTACACCGCTCATCTTTCCTACAATTCTAGGCTTGTTTTTATGGGTAGGTATGTCTGATACCGTTGGAGAAAACAGAAAAGTGATAGAGGTGGTAGATGAGAATAATTCTTTTTTTTTAGAGAGTAATGAATTGTATTCTTTTTCTTACGGGGAGCTAGGGGCAGAAGATGCCAAGTTATTGGTGCAAGAAGGGTTGAGATTTGGTTTTCTTTACATTCCAAAGCTAGACATCCATAATCCAGAAGGGATTGTTTTTTATAGTGAAGAAACCCCGCCAATATCCATGATTACCAATTTAGAGTCCTCCTTAAAAAGTAAAATGGAGTCTCTCAGGCTACAGGCCTCAGGCATTGATCCACTGCTATTATCCGCCTTTAAAACCAATGTAGACATACAATCAATCATTGTTAGTGAAGCCGGAGGCGAGCGCATTTCAAATTCTGTTGTGAATTATGCCATAGGCTTTCTTGCAGGGATATTGATCTATACTTTTATTTTTGTTTATGGAAACCAGGTCATGCAGGGGGTGATTGAGGAGAAGTCCAGCAGAATTATCGAGATCTTGGTCTCTTCACTGAAGCCTTTTCAATTAATGATGGGCAAGATTATAGGTATTGGTGCTGTGGGATTGACACAATTTTTAATCTGGATACTTTTGATAAGTTTGGTGTCATCTCTGGTGATGGGGTATTTTGGCATGAAGATGCCTCAACAACAAATGCTGGAAATGTCAGCACAGCAAGGCCTTTTTCCTGCTGAAGGGAACCCTGAAATTGTTGAGATTTTGCAGATGATTCAAGGCCTTGACTTTGTACAGATTACGCTGACATTTTTAATTTATTTTGTAGGTGGGTACTTGCTATATGGCGCCTTTTTTGCAGCCATTGGAGCGGCAGTTGACAGCCCCTCAGATGCGCAGCAGTTTATGTTTCCTGTGACCATACCTTTATTGGTAGCCTATATGGGGCTATTTATATTTGTATTGGATGACCCCAATAGTAATGTATCATTTTGGCTTTCAATAATTCCATTTACTTCCCCTGTAGCCATGATGGGTAGGGTTAGTTTTGGGGTGCCTTGGCATCATTTAGCACTTTCAATTTCACTTCTTGTGGCCGGTTTTTTTTCAACCGCTTGGCTGGCCGGAAAAATTTATCGGATAGGGATTTTGGTTCATGGTTCCAAAGTAAATTATAAGGTACTTTGGAAATGGTTAAAACAAAATTAA
- a CDS encoding ABC transporter ATP-binding protein, giving the protein MEILSIRSLNKSYGSHVALKDFDLSVSQGKIFGLLGPNGAGKTTLIRIVNQIIDKDSGEIYINGQALKMDHVRNIGYLPEERGLYKGMKVKEQLLYFAQIKGLGKQEAKHKITNWLDKLNLNQWKDKKIQDLSKGMAQKVQFIATVIHRPDLLILDEPFSGFDPVNAEIIKNEILELRNQGVTIVLSTHRMESVELLCDEIAMINRSRKILDGTIQTIKQEARTNVFKVKMIPDSMEFVPMGEELRRQDGMLEFKLDIKDQKPNELLSLLMTKGEILGFEEIVPSIEEIFIQKINESHGE; this is encoded by the coding sequence TTGGAAATATTAAGCATTCGATCATTAAATAAATCTTACGGATCACATGTAGCCCTCAAAGATTTTGATCTTTCTGTAAGTCAGGGTAAAATTTTTGGCTTATTGGGGCCCAATGGTGCAGGTAAAACAACGCTCATTCGAATTGTTAATCAAATAATAGACAAAGATTCAGGTGAGATATACATCAATGGTCAAGCCTTGAAAATGGATCATGTCCGGAATATAGGCTATCTGCCCGAGGAAAGAGGACTCTATAAGGGAATGAAAGTTAAGGAGCAATTGTTGTATTTTGCTCAAATTAAAGGTTTAGGAAAACAAGAAGCCAAGCATAAAATCACCAATTGGTTGGATAAGCTGAACCTTAACCAATGGAAGGATAAAAAGATCCAAGACCTGTCTAAAGGTATGGCTCAGAAAGTACAGTTTATAGCCACCGTTATACATAGACCTGATTTACTGATTTTAGATGAGCCGTTTTCCGGTTTTGATCCGGTAAATGCAGAGATTATCAAAAATGAAATTCTTGAATTGCGGAACCAAGGGGTTACAATTGTATTGTCAACCCATAGGATGGAATCTGTTGAATTGCTCTGTGATGAAATTGCAATGATCAATAGGTCGCGAAAAATCCTAGATGGCACCATTCAGACCATTAAGCAGGAAGCCCGAACGAATGTGTTTAAAGTTAAGATGATTCCTGATAGCATGGAGTTTGTACCCATGGGTGAGGAATTGCGTAGACAGGATGGTATGCTGGAGTTTAAATTGGACATAAAAGATCAAAAACCCAATGAACTATTAAGTTTGCTCATGACTAAGGGGGAAATTCTTGGATTTGAAGAAATTGTACCAAGTATAGAAGAAATATTCATTCAGAAAATTAATGAAAGCCATGGGGAATAA